The Nerophis lumbriciformis linkage group LG24, RoL_Nlum_v2.1, whole genome shotgun sequence genome includes a region encoding these proteins:
- the rogdi gene encoding protein rogdi homolog has product MLNSQRSVTELPKMSSASQVERAVLEDEFKWLLKEEVHAVLKQLQDVLREASRRFSMLMPGLESPLKQENFILGSSTMDQVKGVLTLQGEVLTQADINLKVTKSSQVLHFQFRDDKQWKLQQIQDARNHVTQALQLLSSHDDSYHFKTGAEVNKLMDAVMLQLTRARNRLTTPASMTLPELATSGLMKMFTPPMPGDVMVNFYINLSKLCLTVYQLHVLPSNTTKYFKPSGSSVLHSPGAMFELNNNRFEVSHVHKVECVVPWLNDTLVFFTISLQLCQQLKDKISVFSSFWNYRPF; this is encoded by the exons ATGTTGAATTCTCAAAGATCCGTGACGGAATTACCGAAAATGTCGTCCGCCAGTCAAGTGGAAAGAGCAGTGCTG GAGGATGAGTTCAAGTGGCTTCTAAAGGAAGAAGTTCACGCTGTTCTAAAGCAGCTGCAAGATGTCCTGAGG GAAGCGTCAAGACGTTTCTCAATGCTGATGCCAGGACTGGAGAGTCCACTCAAGCAGGAGAACTTCATCCTGGGCAGCTCAAC TATGGATCAGGTGAAAGGAGTACTGACACTGCAGGGAGAAGTGCTGACTCAGGCG GACATCAATCTGaaggtgacaaagagcagccagGTGCTACACTTCCAGTTCAGGGATGACAAGCAGTGGAAATTACAGCAG ATCCAGGACGCTCGCAACCATGTGACCCAGGCTCTTCAGCTGCTGAGCAGCCATGACGACAGCTACCACTTCAAGACGGGGGCGGAAGTGAACAAG ctgatggacgctgtgatGCTGCAGCTGACACGCGCACGAAACCGCCTCACCACCCCGGCATCCATGACGCTGCCTGAGCTGGCCACCAGCGGGCTGATG AAGATGTTCACTCCTCCGATGCCCGGTGATGTGATGGTGAACTTCTACATCAACTTGAGTAAACTCTGCCTGACAGTTTACCAACTCCACGTGCTGCCGTCCAACACCACCAAG TATTTCAAGCCTTCTGGCAGCTCGGTGCTACACAGTCCTGGAGCCATGTT TGAGCTCAACAATAACCGCTTTGAAGTCAGCCATGTTCACAAGGTGGAGTGTGTTGTTCCTTGGCTCAACGACACCTTGGTCTTCTTCACCATCTCACTGCAGCTCTGTCAGCAGCTCAAAGACAAG ATATCCGTCTTCTCCAGTTTCTGGAACTACCGGCCGTTCTAA